A stretch of Polypterus senegalus isolate Bchr_013 chromosome 3, ASM1683550v1, whole genome shotgun sequence DNA encodes these proteins:
- the fignl2 gene encoding fidgetin-like protein 2 gives MLSPLLPYSLVKMHWTPEHAQPLSQWPEQHLDVSSTTSSPAHKSELYHSRQRYNYAWANDDISALTASNLLKRYAEKYTGVLDSPYDRPSVNYPDAAFGSLNGQKSETEPWQLPHATDTSYPVAPLHDGLPGSKPGGASVVPPGTGSTSNLSDVGYTVNSCNGPSTPAGLGGVPSSQDYTSGYNGTYLSTGYCPQPSTALPPSHPPGLLAPGPPAPTLVSTYSSAGSMYNYPSGGYPPQASYAGVHPSVPYLPSGIAAPTPLPPSSRPAVVSSYGYQAHGLPIPVVPETGTSLKRKAFEMATEEDEGVRYRKYSYEQPKTTSGSPYHLSDKGECRGGSSSSGSFVAAGSEGTPQVTYKSGKPAMGDEHGTKYGSQPMKALLSPSYSGPAETPLRPDFSPPMMNGENGNSSDRSHAFSHRMTLKATTSEELAELVSSEIIDRGPPIQWGDIPGQATVKAAIEEELLWPVLRPGAYTGVSRPPKTILLFGPRGGGKTLLGRCISTQLGATFFRVSGAALLSKWKAEGDKILRTIFLMAGSRQPAVVFINEVESVLSNDEKMGLLSYLETAHNGSSTVIVIGATRRPDLLDESALRHFAKRLYVPLPDSGVRQQILHHALAQQNCCLSERDIGSILQRTEGYSGIELVQLCQQAAAAAAEQLQPTSYKDFEGALCKVRPAVSQKELDLCMEWNKIYASPGQ, from the coding sequence GCCTGGTGAAGATGCACTGGACACCGGAACATGCCCAGCCTTTAAGCCAATGGCCAGAACAGCACCTCGACGTCTCTTCCACAACGTCGTCACCCGCTCACAAGTCAGAGCTCTACCACAGTCGGCAGCGCTACAACTACGCCTGGGCCAACGATGACATCTCAGCGCTTACGGCCTCCAACCTGCTCAAGAGGTATGCCGAGAAGTACACGGGGGTCCTGGACTCGCCCTACGACAGGCCCTCTGTCAACTACCCGGACGCAGCTTTCGGGTCGCTAAATGGGCAGAAGAGTGAGACTGAGCCCTGGCAGTTGCCACATGCCACCGACACCTCTTATCCAGTTGCCCCGCTCCATGATGGGCTGCCCGGCTCCAAGCCCGGGGGTGCTTCTGTCGTGCCTCCAGGGACAGGGAGCACCTCCAACCTCTCGGATGTGGGCTATACGGTCAACTCCTGCAACGGTCCAAGCACACCTGCGGGCCTCGGTGGGGTCCCGTCTTCTCAGGATTACACATCTGGCTACAATGGGACATACCTCTCCACGGGGTACTGCCCCCAGCCCAGCACAGCACTTCCTCCTTCTCATCCCCCAGGGCTGCTTGCACCAGGGCCCCCTGCACCAACTTTGGTGTCCACTTACAGCTCTGCCGGCTCCATGTACAACTACCCGTCTGGCGGGTACCCTCCCCAGGCCAGCTACGCGGGGGTCCATCCCTCTGTACCCTACCTCCCTTCGGGCATTGCGGCTCCCACACCTCTGCCGCCGTCGAGCAGGCCGGCCGTGGTCAGCAGTTATGGCTACCAGGCTCATGGCCTGCCCATACCCGTGGTACCCGAAACAGGAACCTCCCTGAAAAGGAAAGCATTTGAGATGGCGACGGAAGAGGATGAGGGGGTGCGCTACAGGAAGTACAGCTACGAGCAGCCAAAGACCACCTCGGGCTCCCCTTACCACCTGTCCGACAAAGGCGAGTGCagaggcggcagcagcagcagcggcagcTTTGTGGCCGCTGGGTCTGAGGGCACCCCGCAAGTCACCTACAAATCTGGAAAGCCAGCAATGGGGGACGAACATGGCACCAAATACGGGAGCCAGCCCATGAAGGCtctgctgtcaccgtcctacaGCGGCCCCGCCGAGACCCCGCTGCGGCCAGATTTCAGCCCCCCGATGATGAACGGAGAAAACGGGAACAGCAGCGACCGTAGCCACGCCTTCTCCCACCGCATGACCCTCAAAGCGACGACGTCGGAGGAGCTGGCCGAGTTGGTCAGCAGTGAGATCATCGACAGGGGACCACCGATCCAGTGGGGTGACATCCCCGGCCAGGCCACCGTAAAAGCGGCCATCGAGGAGGAGCTGCTATGGCCGGTCTTGCGTCCTGGCGCATACACTGGCGTCAGCCGACCACCAAAGACCATTCTGCTGTTTGGACCTCGAGGAGGGGGCAAAACACTGCTGGGCAGGTGCATCTCCACTCAGCTGGGTGCCACCTTCTTCCGAGTCAGCGGCGCTGCCCTGCTCTCCAAGTGGAAGGCCGAGGGAGACAAAATTCTGCGGACCATCTTCCTCATGGCCGGCTCACGCCAGCCTGCCGTGGTCTTCATCAACGAGGTGGAGTCTGTCCTCTCCAACGACGAAAAGATGGGCCTCCTGTCCTACCTGGAAACGGCCCACAATGGCAGCAGCACAGTCATCGTGATCGGAGCCACCCGGCGCCCCGACCTCCTGGACGAGTCGGCGCTCAGACACTTCGCCAAGCGCCTCTACGTCCCCCTCCCCGACAGCGGGGTCCGCCAACAGATTCTGCATCACGCCCTGGCCCAGCAGAACTGCTGCCTGAGCGAGCGGGACATCGGCAGCATCCTGCAGCGCACCGAGGGCTACTCAGGGATCGAGCTCGTGCAGCTCTGCCAGCAGGCGGCAGCGGCGGCGGCCGAACAATTGCAGCCCACCTCGTATAAGGACTTCGAAGGCGCCTTGTGTAAGGTGCGGCCTGCTGTGTCCCAAAAGGAGTTGGACCTGTGCATGGAGTGGAATAAGATCTACGCCTCCCCGGGACAGTGA